The DNA sequence GTGGAAGAAGTGGAACAAAAACACGGCAAAGGCAAAGCCCTGGCCGTACACTGCGATGTGACCAGCGAACAGGCCATCCAGAACGCTTTCCAGCAAACCCTCGAAACCTACGGGGTGGTGGATGTGGTGGTGTCCAACGCTGGCATTGCCTCTTCCGCCCCCATCGAGGAAACCAGCCTCGCCATGTGGGAGCTCAATCAGAAGATCCTCTCCACCGGGTACTTCCTGGTGTCCCGGGAGGCCTTCAAGGTGTGGCGCAAACAGAACGTGGGGGGAAGCCTGGTGTACGTGGCATCGAAAAACAGTGTCGCTGCCGGGAAGAACGCCGCTGCCTACAGTGCCGCGAAAGCCGCCGAGCTGCACCTCGCACGCTGCCTGGCCGAAGAAGGCGGGGCTGCAGGCATCCGGGTGAACACCGTGCTGCCCGACGCTGTGCTCTCCGGCTCCAGCATCTGGGACGGCAAATGGCGTGCAGAACGGGCCGCCACCTACGGCATTGCCCCCGACCAGCTGGAAGAGCACTACCGCAAACGCACCACCCTGCGCGTGAACGTCTTCCCGGAAGACATCGCCGAGGCTGTCAAATTCTTCGCCACCAGCGATTCCGCCAAAACCACCGGCGGGGTGCTGACCGTGGACGGCGGGGTGCCGATCGCCTATGTCCGCTGAGACCCGGCACGTTGCCATCGACCTGGGGGCCTCCAGCGGCAAGATTGCCCTGGTGACCGTCCGACCGGACGGACTTGAGGTGCAAGAGATTCACCGCTTCGACAACATTCCAGTGGAGACCCCCCAGGGGCTCTACTGGAACATGCTTTCCCTCTGGAAAGACATCGTTGCGGGCCTGAGGAAACTCTCCGGTCAAAACATCCACTCCATCGGGGTGGACACCTGGGCGGTGGATTTTGCCCTGCTCGACGAGCATGACCTGCTTCTGGATGGGGTGCACCACTACCGGGACCCTCGCACAAACGGCATCATGGAGAGGGTGCAAGACGAATACGGCAGCTGGAAGGTGTACCAGCGAAACGGCATCCAGTTCCTGCCGTTCAACACCCTGTACCAGTTGCTCTCCGTGAAACAGGACCACCCCCAGTTGCTCACCCAGGCCAGAACCCTCCTGATGGTCCCGGACCTGCTGCACTTCTGGCTGACGGGCGTGAAGAAAACCGAGCGCACCAACGCCAGCACCACCCAGTTCCTGCATGCCAGCACCGGGCAGTGGGACACCCTGCTCCTCGAAGACCTGGGGCTCCCCCACCACTTCCTGCCTCAGATCACAGAGGGAGGTGAGGGGGCATTCCCACTCCGGGAGGACCTGCAACAAGAATTGAACTTTCCTTCGGTCAAAGTGGTGCCACCCGGCACCCACGACACCGCTTCCGCCGTGGTGGCTGTTCCTGCAGAGGGGGAAAACTGGGCGTACATCTCCTCAGGCACCTGGTCCCTGGTCGGCACCGAACTGGAACACCCGGTGCTCACCGAAGAGGCTTTTGAGCGGAACTTCACCAACGAACTCGGGGTCTCAGGCACCGTCAGATACCTCAAGAACGTGATGGGCCTGTGGATCCTGCAGGAATGCCGTCGCAGCTGGGGGCATGCGGACTACCTGGAACTCTACCGGGAGGCCGATGAAGCCCGGGACACCTCCCTTTTCGATGTGGACGACCGGCGTTTCCTGGCCCCCGGACTGGACATGCCTGCACGGATTCAAACGTGGTGCAAGGAACATGGTGGAGAAGTGCCCACCACCCGTGGGGAAGTGGTGCGCGCGGTGCTCAGGAGCCTCGCGAGGCAGTACGGTCAGGTGATCAAAGACCTCCAATCCACCACCGGCAAAACCCTCCAGCAGCTGCACATTGTGGGAGGGGGAGCCCACATCGAACCCTTGTGCCAGTGGACAGCCAACGAGACGGGCCTCACCGTGCTGGCGGGACCCACCGACGGCACCCTGCTGGGCAATGCCCTCACCCAGGCCATGTTTGTGCGGGGCTGGAGTCTCTCTGAAGCCAGAGAAAAACTGAAACAGAACATCAAGCCCAGGGTGTTCACACCTGCCGTTTTGCAGGTGTGAAACCCGGAGTGACCCACCAGCCTCCTGTTCAGGAGGCTTTCTTTCTCCCAAGGAGTGAAAGCATGAAAGTCGATTTGTTCATCACCTGCCTGAACGACGCACTCTTTGCCCAGACCGGCAAGGCCACCGTTGAGCTGCTCAGGCGCCTCGGGCAGGAGGTGCACTTCAATGCCCACCAGACCTGTTGCGGTCAAATGCACTTCAACACCGGTTACCAGAAAGACGCCCTGGTCCTGATCCGCAAGTTTGTCCAGGATTTCCAGGACAGTGAGGTGATCGTGGCCCCGTCAGGAAGTTGCGTCGCCATGATCCGCGACCTGTACCCCAGGGCCGCAGAGTGGGCCGGGGACCATCAGTTGCTGGCAGAGGTTCAGAAACTGGCCGAGAAGACCTTTGAACTTTCCGAATTCATTGTGAATGTGCTCGAGGTGGAAGACGTGGGGGCGTACTACCCCCACAAAGTCACCTACCATCCGACCTGCCACGCTGCAAGGGTGCTGAGGGTGGGGGAAGCGCCTCTGAAGCTCCTGCGGAACGTGCGGGGCCTGGAACTGCTGGAGTTGCCCAACAAAGACCAGTGTTGTGGTTTCGGGGGCACTTTTGCGGTGAAAAACGCGGAGACCAGCACCGCCATGCTTTCAGATAAGGCCTCCAGCATCATGCAGACCCGGGCGGAAGCCTGCACAGCAGGAGACAACTCCTGCCTGCTGCACATCGGAGGGGGACTCTCCAGAATGCAGAGCGGCACCCGGACCGTGCATTACGCCGAGATTCTGGCCAGCACTGAAGGTCAGGTGCTCCGGTGAGCGGGGGGGGCATCCACCCACAGAAAACCTTTGTGGACGCTGCGCACGACACCCTGTCCAACACCCAGATGCGCAGAAACCTCCGGCACGTCACGACGGCCATTCGGGACAAACGCAGCCGGGTGGTCTCTGAAGTGGAGAACTGGGAGGAACTCCGTGAGGTGGCCTCCGGGATCAAACAGCACGTGCTGGAGAACCTGGACACTTACCTTCTGCAGCTTGAAGAAAGCGTCCACAAGGCCGGCGGACAGGTGCACTGGGCCTCCAATGCCCAGGAGGCCCGCGAGATCGTCGCAAAGATTGCCCTGCAGCACCAGGCAAAAGAAGTCATCAAGATCAAGAGCATCACCACCGACGAAATCGAACTGAACGACTTTCTGCAGGGCCGGGGGGTCGCGGCCATCGAGACCGATCTGGCGGAACTGATCGTGCAACTCTCCCATGACCGGCCCAGCCACATTCTGGTCCCGGCCATTCACAAAAACCGCGCGGAAGTGAAAGACCTCTTCAATGAAACCCTGGGTGCGGGCCTGGAGACCGACGAACCTGTGCAGATTGCAGGAGCGGCCCGCACTTACTTGCGGGAAAAATTCTTCAGTGTGAAGATGGCGGTGTCCGGAGCAAACTTTGCCATCGCAGAGACCGGTACCGTGTGCATTGTGGAATCGGAAGGCAACGGACGCATGTGCCTAACCCTTCCCGAGGTGCTGGTCTCCATCATGGGCATTGAAAAGGTGCTCCCCAGGTGGGAGGACCTGGCGGTCTTTCTGGAGATGCTGCCCCGTTCCTCGACCGCAGAGCGCATGAACCCCTACAACAGCATGTGGACCGGGGTCAGGGAAAACGATGGTCCGAAGGAATTCCATCTGGTGCTTCTGGACAATGGCCGCACCGAGGTCCTCAAAGATGAGGTGGGTGCCCAGTCCCTCAAATGCATTCGCTGTTCGGCCTGCCTGAACGTGTGCCCGGTGTATGAGCGGGCTGGAGGTCACGCTTATGGGAGTGTTTATCCTGGTCCCATCGGTGCGATCCTGACCCCGCAGTTGTTGGACATGAAGGATGACAAGGCCAACACCTTGCCTTACGCCTCATCTCTGTGCGGGGCGTGTTATGACGCCTGCCCGGTCAAAATCAACATCCCAGAGGTGCTGATCTACCTGCGTGGGAAAGTCACCGAGAAGAAAGGCACCACCCTGGAATCCCTGGCTTTGAAGAGCATGCTGTGGGTGATGAGTGAGCCCCACCGTTTTGAGGGGGCTTTGAAACTTGGGCGCATTGGGCAGGGACCCCTGACCAGGGATGGCAAATTCACGGCCCTGCCCGGTTTGCTTTCGGGCTGGACCCATTCCCGTGACCTGCCTGAATTGCCAGGCAAATCCTTCCGGGAATGGTGGAAGGAGGAGGGACAGTGAAAGAGCAGATCTTAAAAGCCGTGAGGGCAAAGAAACGTGCTGCGGTCACCCCTCTTCCTGCTTACCCCGAGAGACCCAGACGCACCGATGAGGAGGTGCTTGCCCGTTTTCTGGAGCATGTGGAAGACTACAAGGCCAGGGTGGAACGGACCCAGGATCTGGCACTGCTCCCCGCGCTGATCCAGCGGTTCCTGCAGGGTCAGACCCGTGTGGTGATCCCTGCAGACCTGCCGGTGGAATGGTTG is a window from the Deinococcus roseus genome containing:
- a CDS encoding rhamnulokinase, which produces MSAETRHVAIDLGASSGKIALVTVRPDGLEVQEIHRFDNIPVETPQGLYWNMLSLWKDIVAGLRKLSGQNIHSIGVDTWAVDFALLDEHDLLLDGVHHYRDPRTNGIMERVQDEYGSWKVYQRNGIQFLPFNTLYQLLSVKQDHPQLLTQARTLLMVPDLLHFWLTGVKKTERTNASTTQFLHASTGQWDTLLLEDLGLPHHFLPQITEGGEGAFPLREDLQQELNFPSVKVVPPGTHDTASAVVAVPAEGENWAYISSGTWSLVGTELEHPVLTEEAFERNFTNELGVSGTVRYLKNVMGLWILQECRRSWGHADYLELYREADEARDTSLFDVDDRRFLAPGLDMPARIQTWCKEHGGEVPTTRGEVVRAVLRSLARQYGQVIKDLQSTTGKTLQQLHIVGGGAHIEPLCQWTANETGLTVLAGPTDGTLLGNALTQAMFVRGWSLSEAREKLKQNIKPRVFTPAVLQV
- a CDS encoding (Fe-S)-binding protein, which codes for MKVDLFITCLNDALFAQTGKATVELLRRLGQEVHFNAHQTCCGQMHFNTGYQKDALVLIRKFVQDFQDSEVIVAPSGSCVAMIRDLYPRAAEWAGDHQLLAEVQKLAEKTFELSEFIVNVLEVEDVGAYYPHKVTYHPTCHAARVLRVGEAPLKLLRNVRGLELLELPNKDQCCGFGGTFAVKNAETSTAMLSDKASSIMQTRAEACTAGDNSCLLHIGGGLSRMQSGTRTVHYAEILASTEGQVLR
- a CDS encoding LutB/LldF family L-lactate oxidation iron-sulfur protein; protein product: MSGGGIHPQKTFVDAAHDTLSNTQMRRNLRHVTTAIRDKRSRVVSEVENWEELREVASGIKQHVLENLDTYLLQLEESVHKAGGQVHWASNAQEAREIVAKIALQHQAKEVIKIKSITTDEIELNDFLQGRGVAAIETDLAELIVQLSHDRPSHILVPAIHKNRAEVKDLFNETLGAGLETDEPVQIAGAARTYLREKFFSVKMAVSGANFAIAETGTVCIVESEGNGRMCLTLPEVLVSIMGIEKVLPRWEDLAVFLEMLPRSSTAERMNPYNSMWTGVRENDGPKEFHLVLLDNGRTEVLKDEVGAQSLKCIRCSACLNVCPVYERAGGHAYGSVYPGPIGAILTPQLLDMKDDKANTLPYASSLCGACYDACPVKINIPEVLIYLRGKVTEKKGTTLESLALKSMLWVMSEPHRFEGALKLGRIGQGPLTRDGKFTALPGLLSGWTHSRDLPELPGKSFREWWKEEGQ